In a single window of the Limnohabitans sp. 2KL-27 genome:
- a CDS encoding enoyl-CoA hydratase-related protein: MTESTATVLYEARGAVALITLNRPQALNSFTRAMHHDLWAALDQAEANPAIRAAVITGAGRGFCAGADLSDFDFTPGPNRVERADPGPIIEQAFNPSTRRLQSLRMPTIAAVNGVAAGAGASMAMACDIVIAAPAASFIQAFSKIGLIPDAGGSWLLVERLGLARAMALAMTGDKLTADKAKEWGMIWDVADDALAAALAMAERLANMPTKALVATRALLQSATTRTLSEHLDAERDTQSALGRTHDYFEGVQAFLEKRPAQFKGE, translated from the coding sequence ATGACCGAATCGACCGCAACGGTGTTGTACGAAGCGCGAGGCGCAGTGGCGCTCATCACCCTCAACCGCCCTCAAGCCCTCAACAGCTTCACCCGCGCCATGCACCACGACCTGTGGGCCGCGCTCGATCAGGCCGAGGCCAACCCGGCCATCCGGGCTGCGGTCATCACCGGCGCAGGGCGTGGCTTTTGTGCCGGGGCCGATTTGTCGGACTTCGATTTCACACCGGGCCCTAACCGTGTCGAACGCGCCGATCCCGGCCCGATCATTGAACAAGCCTTCAATCCGAGCACGCGCCGCTTGCAATCGCTGCGCATGCCCACCATCGCGGCCGTCAACGGCGTGGCCGCAGGCGCTGGCGCTTCGATGGCCATGGCCTGCGACATCGTGATTGCCGCGCCCGCAGCCAGTTTCATCCAGGCCTTCAGCAAAATCGGCTTGATCCCTGACGCCGGCGGCAGCTGGTTGTTGGTCGAGCGCCTGGGTCTCGCGCGCGCCATGGCGCTGGCCATGACCGGGGACAAATTGACGGCCGACAAAGCCAAAGAGTGGGGCATGATTTGGGACGTGGCCGACGACGCATTGGCCGCCGCGCTGGCGATGGCCGAGCGTCTGGCGAACATGCCGACCAAGGCCTTGGTCGCCACCCGCGCCTTGCTGCAGTCCGCGACCACCCGCACCCTGTCCGAGCACTTGGACGCCGAGCGCGACACCCAATCGGCCCTGGGCCGCACGCATGACTATTTCGAGGGGGTACAAGCCTTCCTCGAAAAACGCCCCGCACAATTCAAAGGCGAATGA
- the paaK gene encoding phenylacetate--CoA ligase PaaK: MSPKAFPLEPIEKASIDELRSLQLKRLQQTLQHAYANSPVYRAKFDAAGVHPDDCKSLADIAKFPFTTKSDLRDSYPFGMFAVPRENCARIHASSGTTGKPTVVGYTLKDIDTWSTVVARSIRAGGAKPGDMVHVSYGYGLFTGGMGAHYGAEKLGLTVVPFGGGQTERQVQLIQDFQSNIIMVTPSYMLAIADEFERQGIDPKSSSLRIGIFGAEPWTNDMRAAIEKRMAIDAVDIYGLSEVMGPGVASECIETKDGPTIWEDHFFPEIIHPETGEPVADGEMGELVFTSLTKEALPIIRYRTRDLTRLLPGTARSMRRMEKITGRSDDMMIIRGVNVFPSQIEELILKRAELAPHYQCVLTREGPMDDLKVLIETKPGVSPESRQARAAAQQLQHEIKVFIGSSVAIELKPEGGVERSQGKAKRVVDLRPK, encoded by the coding sequence ATGAGTCCAAAAGCCTTCCCCCTCGAGCCAATTGAAAAGGCCAGCATCGACGAGCTGCGCAGCCTGCAGCTCAAGCGCCTGCAGCAAACCCTGCAGCACGCCTATGCCAATTCACCGGTGTACCGTGCCAAGTTCGATGCCGCTGGCGTGCACCCCGACGACTGCAAAAGCTTGGCCGACATTGCCAAGTTTCCCTTCACCACCAAGTCGGACCTGCGTGACAGTTACCCCTTTGGCATGTTTGCCGTGCCGCGGGAAAACTGCGCCCGCATCCACGCCTCCAGCGGCACCACCGGCAAACCCACCGTGGTGGGCTACACCCTCAAGGACATCGACACCTGGTCCACCGTGGTGGCGCGCAGCATCCGCGCAGGTGGGGCCAAGCCCGGCGACATGGTCCATGTGAGCTACGGCTACGGCCTGTTCACCGGCGGCATGGGCGCGCACTACGGCGCCGAAAAATTGGGCCTCACAGTGGTGCCTTTCGGTGGCGGCCAGACCGAGCGCCAGGTGCAGCTGATCCAGGATTTCCAATCCAACATCATCATGGTCACGCCCAGCTACATGCTGGCGATTGCCGACGAGTTCGAGCGCCAGGGCATCGACCCCAAGAGCAGCTCACTGCGCATCGGCATCTTCGGCGCCGAGCCCTGGACCAACGACATGCGCGCCGCCATCGAAAAACGCATGGCCATCGACGCGGTCGACATCTATGGCCTGTCTGAAGTGATGGGCCCAGGCGTGGCCAGCGAGTGCATAGAGACCAAAGACGGCCCGACCATCTGGGAAGACCATTTCTTCCCGGAGATCATCCACCCCGAGACCGGCGAACCGGTGGCCGACGGCGAAATGGGCGAGCTGGTCTTCACCAGCCTGACCAAGGAAGCCCTGCCCATCATCCGCTACCGCACGCGCGACCTCACGCGCCTGTTGCCCGGCACCGCCCGCAGCATGCGCCGCATGGAAAAGATCACCGGCCGCAGCGACGACATGATGATCATCCGGGGTGTGAACGTGTTCCCCAGCCAGATCGAAGAGTTGATCTTGAAGCGTGCCGAACTGGCCCCGCACTACCAGTGCGTGCTGACCCGCGAGGGCCCAATGGACGACCTGAAGGTGTTGATCGAGACCAAGCCCGGCGTGTCACCCGAGAGCAGGCAAGCCCGCGCTGCAGCCCAGCAACTGCAGCACGAGATCAAGGTCTTCATTGGTTCGAGCGTGGCCATCGAGCTCAAGCCCGAAGGCGGCGTTGAGCGCAGCCAGGGCAAGGCCAAACGCGTGGTGGATTTGCGACCCAAGTGA
- the paaI gene encoding hydroxyphenylacetyl-CoA thioesterase PaaI, whose amino-acid sequence MMSDPHTLARRVGETMFAVDVASKDTMGMELLACEPGRALMRMQVKALHLNGHQICHGGFIFTLADSTFAFACNSYNKNAVAAGCSIEFLKPGQLGDVLTCEGLEQTLSGRHGIYDMKVTNQHGEVIAMFRGKSAQIQGTVVPT is encoded by the coding sequence ATGATGAGCGATCCCCACACCTTGGCCCGCCGGGTCGGCGAAACCATGTTCGCCGTCGATGTGGCCTCCAAAGACACCATGGGCATGGAACTGCTCGCTTGCGAGCCGGGCCGAGCCCTGATGCGCATGCAGGTCAAAGCACTGCACCTGAACGGGCACCAAATCTGCCACGGTGGCTTCATCTTCACGCTGGCCGATTCGACCTTTGCCTTTGCCTGCAACAGTTACAACAAAAACGCGGTGGCAGCCGGTTGCAGCATCGAGTTTCTCAAGCCCGGTCAACTCGGCGATGTGCTCACCTGCGAAGGTCTGGAGCAGACCCTGAGTGGCCGCCACGGCATTTACGACATGAAGGTCACCAACCAGCACGGCGAAGTGATCGCCATGTTCCGTGGCAAGAGTGCGCAGATCCAGGGCACGGTGGTGCCGACATAA